One window of the Leishmania infantum JPCM5 genome chromosome 28 genome contains the following:
- a CDS encoding putative ribosomal protein S20 produces the protein MDYPKKNQAAPAEGQTVRLTITSRNAKAVESVTSQLLTRARDEKVTIHGPVRLPTRTLKITTRKTPCGNGTNTWDTFELKIYKRIIDLHAPTEQVKKITSFTMESGVDVSITILDR, from the coding sequence ATGGACTACCCGAAGAAGAACCAGGCGGCGCCCGCGGAGGGCCAGACGGTGCGTCTGACGATCACGTCGCGCAACGCGAAGGCTGTGGAGTCTGTGacgtcgcagctgctgacgcgcgcgcgcgacgagAAGGTGACGATCCACGGTCCGGTGCGTCTGCCGACGCGCACGCTGAAGATCACGACCCGCAAGACGCCTTGCGGTAACGGTACGAACACGTGGGACACGTTCGAGCTGAAGATCTACAAGCGCATCATTGACCTTCACGCGCCGACGGAGCAGGTGAAGAAGATCACGAGCTTCACGATGGAGTCGGGCGTGGACGTGTCGATCACGATCCTGGACCGGTAG